The genomic segment TCGTAGAACTTCGCTGTTCGCCGCAACGATAATCCTCCGTTCCCAACCATGAATTTCAACTTCATCGAGAAATAGAAAGACGATATTCGGGAAATAAAGGTGCGACATTTCCAGTCGACAACAGCCAACCAATTCTTATGCGTATATGCCTGATAGGACGGGAACCAGGGAGCACCTATATAATCGTAATCTTTCTGGCACCAATCCGACAACTGGTCTGAAAAGATAAAAACATCTGTTTGGCAGATTAAAATGTATTTGGAAGAGAGAAACCGCTCATAAAACTCAGGCGACATCATCAAACGGTTATACCCCACCCTTCCCTTAAAATAAGCATCTTCAAAACACTCCACACGATAATCTGCCGAACTCAAAAGCGTGTCTAAGGGCTGCAAGTCCAAACTCTGGGGCTTGATAATCACCATATCAT from the Prevotella sp. Rep29 genome contains:
- a CDS encoding DUF5672 family protein; the encoded protein is MNTPNISSMNREVSVVIPIYTTALNDFEILSLKRTIAMLHDYDMVIIKPQSLDLQPLDTLLSSADYRVECFEDAYFKGRVGYNRLMMSPEFYERFLSSKYILICQTDVFIFSDQLSDWCQKDYDYIGAPWFPSYQAYTHKNWLAVVDWKCRTFISRISSFYFSMKLKFMVGNGGLSLRRTAKFYELSKKYGQAAIKNMEQHPNHSKYYEDVFWSYHVNRLEPQALNIPSYEEAVHFSMDTHPATAYQISGGRLPFGAHAFYRRKNYRFWKEHIANQ